In Denitratisoma sp. DHT3, one DNA window encodes the following:
- a CDS encoding nuclear transport factor 2 family protein yields the protein MTARSPFSPISLAAGLFALTLLSLPVRADPLQDASKLLKQNQHAQALEQVDKFLAAKPKDPQGRFLRGVILTEMGRSNDAIAIFSRLTEDYPQLPEPYNNLAVIYAQQKQYDKAKQALETAIRTHPSYATAHENLGDIYARMASQAYDKALQLDSSNSTAQTKLAMIRDLMGGSIRTGVPPAVAAPPALAAAPKTPAAPAAPAPKAVEPAKAVVPPKPVVVAAATAPHPGQPAPAAPAPAPAKAVEPKANAGDPSGEVGRLVNGWAKAWSKKDVKAYLAVYAKDFAVPGGATRAAWEKERNLRIKKPGNIEVAVDDLKITANGPDQAVAKFRQHYKSATLKSSSNKVLHLVKRDGRWQIQQERIGN from the coding sequence ATGACCGCTCGCAGCCCCTTCTCGCCCATCTCGCTCGCCGCTGGCCTTTTTGCCCTTACGCTGCTCAGTCTTCCCGTCCGCGCGGACCCCCTGCAGGATGCGTCGAAACTGCTGAAGCAGAATCAACATGCCCAGGCGCTGGAGCAGGTGGACAAGTTCCTGGCCGCGAAGCCGAAGGATCCCCAGGGCCGCTTTCTGCGCGGGGTGATCCTCACCGAGATGGGGCGCAGCAATGATGCGATCGCCATCTTCTCGCGGCTGACCGAGGACTACCCGCAACTGCCGGAGCCCTACAACAACCTGGCCGTCATCTACGCCCAGCAGAAACAGTACGACAAGGCGAAGCAGGCCCTGGAAACCGCGATCCGGACCCACCCCTCCTACGCCACGGCGCACGAGAACCTGGGCGACATCTACGCCCGGATGGCGAGCCAGGCCTACGACAAGGCCCTGCAGCTGGACTCGTCCAATTCGACGGCGCAGACCAAGCTGGCGATGATCCGCGACCTGATGGGCGGAAGCATCAGGACCGGCGTGCCCCCGGCGGTCGCTGCGCCCCCGGCTCTGGCGGCGGCGCCCAAAACACCGGCGGCCCCCGCGGCGCCCGCCCCCAAAGCCGTCGAACCGGCCAAGGCGGTGGTGCCGCCCAAGCCGGTCGTGGTGGCGGCGGCCACGGCGCCGCATCCCGGCCAGCCCGCTCCGGCGGCCCCTGCGCCTGCGCCGGCCAAGGCGGTTGAACCGAAGGCGAACGCCGGCGATCCCTCGGGCGAGGTCGGACGGCTCGTCAATGGCTGGGCCAAGGCCTGGTCGAAGAAGGACGTGAAGGCCTATCTGGCCGTCTACGCCAAAGACTTCGCGGTGCCGGGCGGCGCCACCCGCGCCGCGTGGGAGAAGGAGCGCAATCTGCGCATCAAGAAACCCGGCAACATCGAGGTCGCCGTCGACGACCTGAAGATCACCGCCAACGGCCCGGACCAGGCGGTCGCCAAGTTCCGCCAGCACTACAAGTCCGCCACGCTCAAGAGCTCCAGCAACAAGGTGCTGCATCTGGTCAAGCGGGATGGCAGGTGGCAGATCCAGCAAGAGCGCATAGGCAACTGA
- a CDS encoding murein L,D-transpeptidase family protein, translated as MRSMILLRRILAALALTAAGAALASTPARYSDSGPEPMLASIFDSIEAGNFEHAAQNVNALIKAYPNFRLAHLIKGDLLLARTRTLTRFGEGGRSAQDKVEDLRAEAIARLKAYKTKPPANYVPRYLLQMEADQKFAVVVDTQKSRLYLYQNEKGTPRFVADYYITHGKLGSEKLKEGDKRTPIGVYHVTSSLPTARLGDFYGSGAYPINYPNEWDRRMGRNGHGIWLHGTPSNTFSRPPKASDGCVVLANQDLDALAKKLQIGLTPVIISNSIEWLSLDDWQAERSSLLSMIDTWRQDWESRNIDRYASHYSRRFAADSQNLAQWVEQKRKVNAGKEWIKVATQNISMFRNPGKEEYVVVTFEQDYKSSNLSNVMKKRQYWIKEDGTWKILYEGAA; from the coding sequence ATGCGTTCCATGATTCTTCTCCGGCGGATTCTCGCCGCGCTGGCGCTGACGGCGGCCGGCGCCGCCCTCGCTTCCACGCCGGCGCGCTACTCCGACTCGGGCCCCGAGCCGATGCTGGCGAGCATTTTCGACTCCATCGAAGCGGGCAATTTCGAGCACGCCGCGCAGAACGTGAACGCTCTGATCAAGGCCTACCCCAATTTCCGGCTCGCGCATCTGATCAAGGGCGACCTGTTGCTGGCGCGCACGCGCACCCTGACCCGGTTCGGCGAAGGCGGGCGCTCGGCGCAGGACAAGGTCGAGGACTTGCGCGCGGAAGCCATCGCCCGGCTCAAGGCCTACAAGACCAAGCCGCCGGCCAACTACGTGCCGCGCTATCTGTTGCAGATGGAGGCGGACCAGAAGTTCGCAGTGGTGGTGGATACGCAGAAGTCGCGGCTCTATCTCTACCAGAACGAGAAAGGCACGCCCCGCTTCGTCGCCGACTACTACATCACCCATGGCAAGCTGGGCAGCGAAAAACTCAAGGAAGGCGACAAGCGCACGCCGATCGGCGTCTATCACGTCACCTCCAGCCTGCCCACGGCGCGGCTGGGAGACTTTTACGGCAGCGGCGCCTATCCGATCAATTACCCCAATGAGTGGGATCGTCGGATGGGCCGCAACGGCCACGGCATCTGGCTGCACGGCACCCCCTCCAACACCTTCTCCCGCCCGCCCAAGGCCTCGGACGGCTGCGTGGTGCTGGCCAACCAGGATCTCGACGCCCTCGCCAAGAAGCTGCAGATCGGCCTCACCCCGGTCATCATCAGCAACAGCATCGAATGGCTGTCGCTCGACGACTGGCAGGCCGAACGCAGCTCGCTGCTGTCGATGATCGACACCTGGCGACAGGACTGGGAAAGCCGCAACATCGACCGCTACGCCAGCCACTATTCCAGGCGTTTCGCGGCCGACAGCCAGAACCTCGCCCAGTGGGTGGAGCAGAAGCGCAAGGTCAATGCCGGCAAGGAGTGGATCAAGGTCGCCACCCAGAACATCAGCATGTTCCGCAATCCGGGCAAGGAAGAATACGTCGTGGTCACTTTCGAACAGGACTACAAGAGCAGCAACCTGTCGAACGTGATGAAGAAGCGCCAGTACTGGATCAAGGAAGACGGCACCTGGAAAATCCTCTACGAAGGCGCGGCCTGA
- a CDS encoding peptidylprolyl isomerase, which yields MRKLFARLSAQLFTLCAGLLLGLAAQAAQTTATQVEIKTSQGTVVAELYGDKAPRTVENFLKYSKDGFYNGTIFHRVINGFMIQGGGFVPGMKEKKTRAPIRNEAQRAMSAGLRNEAGTLAMARTQDPHSAAAQFFINLADNRNLDYPSFDGWGYAVFGKVVSGMDVIQKIAQVPTGNAGMHQNVPLTPVVIESITVLSAKESK from the coding sequence ATGAGAAAACTGTTTGCCCGGCTGTCCGCCCAACTCTTCACCCTCTGCGCCGGTCTGCTGCTCGGCCTCGCCGCCCAGGCCGCCCAGACCACCGCCACCCAGGTGGAAATCAAGACCAGCCAGGGCACCGTCGTCGCCGAACTCTACGGCGACAAGGCGCCCAGGACCGTGGAGAATTTCCTGAAGTACAGCAAGGACGGCTTCTACAACGGCACGATCTTCCACCGGGTGATCAACGGCTTCATGATCCAGGGCGGCGGCTTTGTGCCCGGCATGAAGGAGAAAAAGACCCGGGCGCCGATCAGGAACGAGGCCCAGCGTGCGATGAGTGCCGGGCTCAGGAACGAGGCCGGCACGCTGGCCATGGCCCGCACCCAGGACCCGCACTCCGCCGCCGCGCAGTTTTTCATCAATCTGGCCGACAACCGCAACCTCGACTACCCCTCCTTCGACGGCTGGGGCTATGCGGTGTTCGGCAAGGTCGTGAGCGGCATGGACGTCATCCAGAAAATCGCCCAGGTACCCACCGGAAACGCCGGCATGCATCAGAACGTGCCGCTCACACCGGTCGTCATCGAATCCATCACCGTCTTGTCCGCAAAGGAATCCAAATGA